Part of the Bacillota bacterium genome, CGCCCGGCGGCCATACGCTCAGAAGGACCGACACGAAGCGCTAAGTGAGGGTTCGTTAGTTCTTCCCAGTTTCCCAGCATCTGGTGGGTTGCCGGTGTTGCACTCGGGGACGGCGCCCCAAGCGGGGCGCGCTTCGCCAAAATCCGGCCCATCGGGTTAGGCAGCCGGATTTTGACACCCCTCGTGCAATCACCGGCAACCCCTCCCAAAGTCGGAAGCATTTCTGCACCCCCGCTTAGTGCTTCCACGGGATGACCACGCGCTCGACGACATCCAGGAGGTTGGAGAGGATGTAGCCCATGAACGACATGGTTATGAGCCCTGCGAACATTCGCTCGATGTCGAACATATCGTAGGCCCGCCAGATCATGTACCCAACCCCAGCGCGCGCAGCCGAAAGCTCCGCGGCCACGATGAGGAGCAGCGCGGTGCCCATTCCCAGCTTGAGGCCGGCGAATATCATCGGCAGCGCCCCCGGCAGGGCCACCGTAAGGTAGAAGTCCTTTCGGCTTGCACCGAAGCTCCTAGCCACATCGAGGTAGATCTTATCGATGTTCATGACTCCTGCCATCGAGTTAATCAGGACGAGGTAGAACACGCCCACCGCGACCGTAACCACCTTGGACGTCTCCCCCAGCCCGAAGACCAGCAATATGAGGGGCATTATCGCAAGCTTAGGGATGGGAAACGTCGCTGCGACCATCGGTCCGAGCGCGGCCCGCACGGGCGGGGCGAGGCCCATGGCAAGGCCCAGCACGACCCCCGCCCCGCTTCCCACAAAAAATCCCAGCAAAACGCGCTGCAAGCTTACGAGCGTGTTCACCCATAGCTCCCCTGACGCGACTACGGGCACCAGGGCTTTCAGGATGAGGGAGGGCGCCGAGAACAACCGCACGTCCACGGCGCCTGCCCTTGCCAGGATCTCCCATACAACCAGGATCAACGCAGGGGACGCGAAATACAGCGCCCGCACGAGCACGCCGTTCACGCCGAACAACCTCTGTGCCAGGGACGGCCGTCGCTCTTCCTCGAGCACAAGGATGCGGTGCCGCACATCTTCAGGAGCTTCGATTGTCAGGTTCCGTGCCGCATGTTCTATCATTTGTACTGGCCCAGCACCTTCACAGCGAAATCGCACCACTGGTTATCGACCACGTCCTCGGCGCGAAGCTCGCCCTTGAGGAGCCCACGCGCCCTGTACCAGTCGAGGTCCAT contains:
- a CDS encoding ABC transporter permease, producing MIEHAARNLTIEAPEDVRHRILVLEEERRPSLAQRLFGVNGVLVRALYFASPALILVVWEILARAGAVDVRLFSAPSLILKALVPVVASGELWVNTLVSLQRVLLGFFVGSGAGVVLGLAMGLAPPVRAALGPMVAATFPIPKLAIMPLILLVFGLGETSKVVTVAVGVFYLVLINSMAGVMNIDKIYLDVARSFGASRKDFYLTVALPGALPMIFAGLKLGMGTALLLIVAAELSAARAGVGYMIWRAYDMFDIERMFAGLITMSFMGYILSNLLDVVERVVIPWKH